The Austwickia sp. genome includes a region encoding these proteins:
- a CDS encoding HAMP domain-containing histidine kinase yields the protein MLGAMSLRRKLVLSILLLFAIVTVATSAATVAALQHSVIGQLDEQLQAGSRLRRDDDGPGQGQGQGRGGWGAAQAACEGVGGGRAAGGAFGRQALTVATTRSGNTVACVTRPGSVTALSADQIALVASADLDGTPKTVDLGGSLGSYRAVAGTDPAGNTVVSGLSSTEAQNTVTRLVTIMGLVGLSGIVLVVLGGSWLVRRNLAPLERVATIAGKVSRTPLSTGEVEIAERVPAADTDTRTEVGQVGAALNELLDHVDTSLRARHESETQLRRFVADASHELRTPLASIRGYAELSRRETEPVPEGVRHALTRIDSESARMASLVEDLLLLARLDAGRELAREPVDLTHLVIDAVSDARAAGPDHKWQLDLPEESVETVGDQARLTQVIVNLLGNARTHTPAGTTVVASVRRDANTAVLVVADDGPGIPPELLPRIFKRFTRGDEARTRPTGVNGTPTASTGLGLSIVDAVVAAHHGAVGVQSVPGRTVFTVRLPLATT from the coding sequence ATGCTGGGTGCCATGTCGTTGCGCCGCAAGCTCGTCCTGTCGATCCTGTTGCTCTTCGCGATCGTGACCGTCGCGACCAGCGCGGCGACCGTCGCGGCTCTGCAGCACTCGGTGATCGGCCAGCTCGACGAACAGCTCCAGGCGGGCTCCCGGCTGCGGCGCGACGACGACGGCCCGGGCCAGGGACAGGGCCAGGGGAGAGGCGGGTGGGGCGCGGCCCAGGCGGCGTGTGAGGGGGTCGGCGGCGGCCGCGCGGCCGGCGGGGCGTTCGGGCGGCAGGCCCTCACGGTCGCCACCACGCGATCGGGGAACACCGTCGCCTGCGTCACGCGACCGGGTTCGGTCACCGCGCTCTCGGCGGACCAGATCGCCCTGGTCGCCTCCGCGGACTTGGACGGCACCCCCAAGACGGTGGATCTGGGCGGATCGCTCGGCAGCTACCGGGCGGTGGCTGGCACGGATCCCGCGGGGAACACTGTGGTCAGCGGCCTGTCCTCGACCGAGGCGCAGAACACCGTCACGCGCCTGGTGACCATCATGGGTCTGGTCGGGCTGTCGGGGATCGTGCTGGTGGTGCTCGGCGGCTCCTGGTTGGTACGCCGCAACCTCGCCCCACTGGAGCGGGTCGCCACCATCGCCGGGAAGGTGTCCCGGACGCCTCTGTCGACCGGCGAGGTCGAGATCGCGGAGCGGGTCCCCGCCGCCGACACCGACACGCGCACCGAGGTCGGCCAGGTCGGTGCCGCCCTCAACGAGCTCCTCGACCACGTCGACACCTCGCTGCGGGCGCGGCACGAGTCGGAGACGCAGCTGCGCCGGTTCGTCGCTGACGCCAGCCACGAGCTGCGGACGCCGTTGGCGTCGATCCGCGGGTACGCCGAGCTGTCCCGCCGGGAGACCGAGCCGGTGCCCGAGGGCGTCCGCCACGCGCTGACCCGCATCGACTCCGAATCCGCGCGCATGGCCAGTCTCGTCGAGGACCTCCTGCTGCTGGCGCGACTCGACGCGGGCCGCGAACTCGCCCGGGAGCCAGTCGATCTGACGCATCTCGTCATCGACGCGGTCAGCGATGCGCGCGCCGCCGGACCGGACCACAAGTGGCAACTCGACCTGCCCGAGGAGTCCGTGGAGACCGTCGGGGACCAGGCCCGCCTCACCCAGGTGATCGTCAACCTGTTGGGGAACGCCCGGACCCACACGCCGGCGGGAACGACGGTCGTGGCGAGCGTCCGTCGGGACGCGAACACGGCCGTCCTGGTCGTCGCCGACGACGGTCCCGGGATCCCGCCCGAACTCCTCCCTCGCATCTTCAAGCGGTTCACCCGCGGCGACGAGGCGCGCACGCGGCCGACGGGCGTGAACGGTACGCCGACGGCCTCGACGGGACTCGGGCTCTCGATCGTTGACGCCGTCGTGGCGGCCCACCACGGCGCCGTCGGGGTGCAGAGCGTCCCTGGTCGCACGGTGTTCACGGTGCGCCTCCCCCTGGCCACGACCTGA
- a CDS encoding response regulator transcription factor has protein sequence MSRADGSPVRVLVVDDEANITELLRMALRYEGWQVETAGTGLSAVRTAKEFAPDAVVLDMMLPDFDGMEVLRRMRAEDPGVPVLFLTARDAVEDRVAGLTAGGDDYVTKPFSLEEVVARLRALMRRTAVATNESSSLLVVGDLTLDEDSHEVTRAGAEINLTATEFELLRYLMRNPKRVLSKAQILDRVWNYDFGGQANVVELYISYLRKKIDAGREPMIHTMRGVGYVLKPAA, from the coding sequence CTGAGCCGCGCCGACGGTTCCCCGGTCCGCGTCCTGGTCGTCGACGACGAGGCCAACATCACCGAGCTGTTGCGGATGGCGCTGCGCTACGAGGGCTGGCAGGTCGAGACCGCCGGCACGGGCCTGAGCGCGGTGCGGACCGCCAAGGAGTTCGCACCCGACGCCGTCGTCCTCGACATGATGCTGCCCGACTTCGACGGCATGGAGGTGCTGCGGCGGATGCGCGCCGAGGATCCTGGCGTACCGGTCCTCTTTCTCACCGCCCGCGACGCCGTCGAGGACCGCGTCGCCGGGCTGACGGCGGGCGGCGACGACTACGTGACCAAGCCGTTCAGCCTCGAGGAGGTCGTGGCGCGGCTGCGCGCGCTCATGCGACGTACCGCCGTCGCCACCAACGAATCGAGCTCCCTGCTCGTCGTCGGCGACCTCACTTTGGACGAGGACAGCCACGAGGTGACCCGCGCCGGTGCCGAAATCAACCTGACCGCCACGGAATTCGAGCTGCTGCGCTACCTGATGCGCAACCCGAAGCGGGTGCTGTCCAAGGCGCAGATCCTCGACCGGGTGTGGAACTACGACTTCGGCGGGCAGGCGAACGTCGTCGAGCTCTACATCTCCTACCTGCGCAAGAAGATCGACGCGGGCCGGGAGCCGATGATCCACACGATGCGCGGCGTCGGGTACGTCCTCAAACCCGCCGCCTGA